In the Methylophilus sp. 5 genome, one interval contains:
- a CDS encoding alpha/beta hydrolase — MANTHPHESLLDKVVAMVPSIEGAAPLAEIMPPLPEPPQADPDMQLVLDALTALGGKPIETLSPTEARQQPTPADAVKRVLQQQGRFPATAQVSSHEISIPGGPLGSMPAHVYTPVGEGPFPVILYFHGGGFVLADSKVYEASIIALAQGARAIVVSVDYHLAPEHPFPTQPNEAFAAYQWLRQHAGELNGDRQRIAVAGESAGGNLAVVTSLMARDKDVPLPLHQLLIYPLVNNDTQNASYENNAHAKPLNAAMMYWFFGHYSQPAEAESAYALPDKAQSLKELPPATIITAEIDPLYEEGRAFAERLQNDGVPVAYRHFDGVVHEFFGMADVVAKAREAQVFAIAELRKAFDAFKARH, encoded by the coding sequence ATGGCGAACACACATCCACATGAATCTTTACTCGACAAAGTCGTGGCCATGGTACCCAGCATTGAGGGCGCCGCCCCTTTGGCTGAAATAATGCCTCCGCTGCCTGAACCACCGCAGGCAGACCCGGACATGCAATTAGTACTTGATGCATTGACCGCGCTGGGTGGCAAGCCAATTGAAACCTTGTCACCCACTGAAGCCCGCCAGCAGCCAACACCAGCAGATGCCGTCAAGCGCGTGCTACAGCAACAAGGCCGGTTCCCGGCAACCGCTCAAGTGTCCAGCCACGAAATCAGCATCCCGGGTGGCCCGCTAGGCAGCATGCCTGCACATGTGTATACGCCAGTAGGCGAAGGGCCTTTTCCAGTTATCCTGTATTTTCACGGTGGTGGGTTTGTCCTTGCCGACAGTAAAGTCTATGAGGCATCCATCATTGCCCTGGCACAAGGCGCGCGGGCGATTGTGGTGTCAGTCGACTACCATCTGGCACCTGAGCACCCATTTCCGACCCAGCCTAATGAGGCGTTTGCAGCCTACCAATGGTTGCGTCAACATGCTGGAGAGTTAAATGGTGACCGCCAGCGCATTGCCGTGGCCGGGGAAAGCGCAGGGGGCAATCTTGCCGTAGTGACCTCACTCATGGCGCGAGACAAGGATGTACCCTTGCCTTTACATCAACTGCTGATTTATCCGTTAGTCAATAACGACACGCAGAATGCATCCTATGAAAATAATGCCCATGCCAAACCACTGAATGCCGCCATGATGTACTGGTTTTTTGGACACTACAGCCAACCTGCTGAGGCCGAAAGCGCCTATGCGCTACCCGATAAAGCACAGTCACTGAAAGAGTTACCTCCTGCGACTATCATCACGGCAGAAATCGACCCTTTATATGAAGAAGGCAGAGCCTTTGCCGAACGGCTGCAAAACGATGGCGTACCAGTGGCTTATCGCCATTTTGATGGCGTGGTACATGAGTTTTTTGGCATGGCTGATGTAGTCGCCAAAGCCAGGGAAGCACAAGTGTTTGCGATTGCTGAACTGCGCAAGGCTTTCGATGCTTTCAAAGCCAGACATTAA
- a CDS encoding filamentous haemagglutinin family protein: MNQGLYKLVFSKIHHAMVVVAEIASSRAGEGRTRARGAAVIWLSLSMLPGPWAVMSAWADMPAGISIRDIVNDSTRVISSDINNITFQQIKPQAIVNYNQLDLAKGQNFNVNMQAGWSMLNRVHSVDPSILNGNVNAAGNVYFVNANGVIIGKDAVFNVGSLFAGTLNITDALFQSGFVNEAGYNSVFELVDTINLTPDQASKVNNAEVRVESGAQINAAKGGKVMLFAPNVKVEKNAVIKTPDGQTILAAGKKIYLKGSQDPAGMLVEVASGGTATNLGKIVAERGNITMMGLAVNQMGTLSATTSVRANGSIRLVAQSNATVTNGESDQRYDGIVTLGTGSVTEVTPEMNDKEEVLASLAFKTSDISIAGSLVNIDGLVSAKGGNVTVSSAYDAASILNSQVPRRIYLGEHATIDVSGVDAVASMSRFQLEVQLNSDALKDNPILRGSNLFGKKVFVDARKGTDLFDLQPYIDSTRMATVSEKMTNAGTVTLSNPNEIIAAKGSTINVSGGSTTYTGGALKESQLLFNGKLVPISQAQVGVAYSGLGDSTTVYDAKWGTSETFTLGNLSYKVQSFFEGGNAGAVKLVTPVSGGYVQKLVLDGTLLGNTKVSQQQLLSQHVPLGASLEASARNLDLVRSIQRLSSGFAFEDVIAGDDSFVSSIGTGFLAQGFNQIDLHDVETLNVNTALNLDANGSLTLSRSGLTTVNINQNIIASGADVHLDAGLTRIANNVTISTAGNFVNNKIGMKGALTQQTAENAGSIQAGVIEFGQNVTLDASAGAYVDRSGTVHTGDAGNIGFTTQSQLPTNLALRAYGFDHGGELSIQFGQGNPTNLYIGVDGIATDALNFSLNNSFFNQGGFSKYHLGAFNVHIGADNVGTTSLVYGVAQTLQMKSGYSTAASSNNLLSVTRLTTLPDYLRQAVSFDFASHREGDLLGVLTVHENAHIKTDAGGSVQLSAGKQVNVLGDITAKGGNITLKINDNDPTMPEDPSQMVFVGSHATLDVSGTSFRLPNSRAGLEQNQIVNAGTITMNSADNEQKGAVVIKQGALLNVSATSVATNTLTNRGYIAETLYGDAGEINLYGYGSLLVDGTLSGHAQGTGRGGSLNMLFQSVAYDASNPYVNDSGRFHVTNDQQLLTTNIQAGDALKDTTTSVTTATGQLQRAQISAAQIESGGFDNVHLGSFITGETNANNRLLLASDLNLSVAGNLRLDSPVLQVLDNGHAQLSAGHLQLYSRKNDVDAQVLGGNGELTLNANQIYLDGLVATSGVSRTNLNALRDIHGQGASTYVQLGLNATPAGLTTQGELNLTARQIYPDSGAQLTFVAEGANSQINVRSSGLAPSNVLSGGGILTLQASHIQQDGVLKAPFGQIHLIGSESVTLGAGSLTSVSGTGQNIPFGVTVSAGQVFNPSNGESRDLIDKEISIEAPDTKLSEGATVDLSGGGELFAYEWVSGGVGGTQDILAQPNTYALIPTMASDYSATDRTYSGSSAGVDVGQSIYITGVAGIPTGTYTLMPARYALVPGAFIVQRSDAALVRGQTSAMQDGSMLTTGYMSDLSTGAKDAQWSTFRVIDGSVLRPAEGAVSKAPSQYVVTNASTYFSDPLHTGGADVKNTQDAGKLTLQAQQLALEGTVTARKITGADGLMVDISANSIRVVSHVDSSDQSSLQLQASQLNALNADSILLGGVRSQSNNTTNINTIASTVSIENDASQVLHTVEFMATARDSVSMAAGAQIDTGTRNANAKTVNINTSGDGAFFGASSVNQLQYTRTGTSINAQSGVLNIAQNAQISAGNSLVMDGSQNVSFAGNITLADGASATLGSNRILIGDAPAGESGLHVNDQTLSQLDNVANLTLNSYSTVDTYGDVTFGNDKLNLTVNAAGIAGHLADGETTAPVGSTVTFNTKTFTLKNTVDANYAGVADPSGRTLQINAESVRLEGDPSGVLENNAIASVDKNTIGGFDGVQINAKTLTVAERGALDLQVNQTQLNVGRITTEGSANYTVATAGTLTTTQGDTTGLTANSNIGGSLTLQADQLHVNSRIEALSGQINLQGGSQLQLGSQAAVVASSSSKTYADKTTYIDAGKVQLSSGGNIVVDSGAVVNVSAQGDADAGKISLSATTGNIQLQGQLDGRALGTGQGGALEVDVGTLPSVVAVDQQAQGFSQSRSYRVRTGDVNVDGTGTQALTAKQISVTADQGAINVSGTVNANSDKQGSIGLYAAGDLTLESTAQLTANSSKAGAEGGKVVLATSNGALNLNQGSSIQVAGGSNGAGGTVNLRAPRTGAGSGTGVAVNSLDTTITGAQSVVLEAFRVFNNVTTLTTGSGNGSTLGYTTLANDVSSFMGNQASILASLGKTGDSSFHLRAGQEVRSNGNLTVSTDWNLYSDSRTGNEPGILTLRAANNLTLNGSLSDGFANAATTATIGTGDSWSYRLVAGADMTSANVMNTTPSTIGIDGNSESGNLTLASNKLVRTGTGDIEIATGGDLVMGNASAVIYTAGVEAAALPGFTPPVVAQRPLYLDNGGDITLNVRGNINGSENDSRQVINQWLFRQAGNTQLKDASWWIRNDQFKQSLGALGGGNVTINAGGNIANFSASVPTSARYDNFGDGATGNSVVNGGGDLHVTAGGDLYSGVYFIGKGEGTIKVGGSITAQPDKLYGTVLAMMDGKFDVSAGKDVRIEATFNPTLLPQSTTNSPNSDSAAHNSYFNTYSETAAVSLTALTGSISYATQLNDLIAASTGLRANVFGGVSLNPGTVSMAAHNGSITLGQAYLVSASQGNLSLLADQNIQIGRLMMSDANVSDLPTVNTPVRSSDLNDETRLLANDLPYFNNHANSLLHANDFQTSLIVTKTGDISGYDSLIPGLVYLPKVTQIVAGQDVTRLNIALQNNRSSDISVIAAGRDVNTKNVVIAGPGELLVQAGRNVDLVYNDVSTIQAVGSTGTSNGDFEFTPAYRANTLLPTTGSSISLLAGVGAGGKVQDYIDRYIAPAGAGPEVIEDDASALATYKEKTAAYLLAFMKKLTGNNDLTQAQAYTQFNAQSTAIKTVFVNRHLTTELINSAQNFAKTDSHQRGYDALDTLYPTKYAGDILLFNSKISTNSGGSIDLIAPGGLINVGVPGQGGDDIGIITEKGGEIRAIADGDFSVNQSKVITQFGSDIAIWSTNGTIDAGRGSKTATSVPERIVQTDVYGNTRVEVRGVASGSGIRAQTYDPDGPNGPEQAPTQGNVYLTAPIVDAGEAGIQGIIQIVSPVVLNAGNIQAGNGSTGIPVAATTAIAGLGTTTNPDSVNAASQAVAQNVANSAVNSALVKPVLPSIISVDVLGFGR; the protein is encoded by the coding sequence ATGAATCAGGGACTATATAAACTGGTATTCAGCAAAATTCACCATGCGATGGTGGTGGTGGCTGAGATTGCTTCTTCACGTGCGGGTGAAGGGCGTACCCGCGCGCGCGGTGCAGCCGTTATCTGGTTGTCGCTGAGTATGCTACCTGGTCCATGGGCGGTGATGAGTGCCTGGGCGGATATGCCTGCGGGTATCAGTATTCGCGACATTGTCAATGACTCTACGCGTGTGATTAGCTCGGACATCAACAACATTACGTTTCAGCAAATCAAGCCACAGGCGATTGTTAACTATAACCAGTTAGACCTGGCTAAAGGACAAAACTTTAACGTCAATATGCAGGCCGGGTGGTCCATGTTAAACCGCGTGCATAGTGTGGACCCCAGCATACTGAATGGCAACGTGAATGCCGCAGGTAATGTCTATTTTGTGAATGCCAATGGCGTGATTATTGGTAAAGACGCCGTGTTTAACGTGGGCTCACTGTTTGCCGGGACACTGAATATTACCGATGCCCTGTTTCAATCTGGGTTTGTGAATGAGGCTGGCTATAACAGTGTGTTTGAGTTGGTCGATACCATCAATCTGACGCCAGACCAGGCTAGTAAAGTGAATAATGCCGAGGTCCGGGTAGAGAGCGGTGCGCAGATTAATGCCGCCAAAGGCGGCAAGGTGATGCTGTTTGCACCTAACGTTAAAGTTGAAAAAAATGCGGTGATCAAAACCCCAGACGGCCAGACCATTCTGGCCGCAGGTAAAAAGATTTACCTTAAAGGTAGCCAGGATCCAGCTGGTATGCTGGTCGAAGTGGCTTCTGGCGGCACGGCCACCAACCTCGGTAAAATTGTAGCCGAGCGCGGCAACATTACCATGATGGGCCTGGCCGTGAACCAGATGGGAACACTTTCAGCAACCACTTCTGTACGAGCTAACGGCTCCATCAGGCTGGTTGCTCAGTCCAATGCTACGGTTACCAATGGGGAATCTGATCAGCGATACGACGGTATTGTGACTTTGGGTACTGGTAGTGTGACTGAAGTGACCCCTGAAATGAATGATAAAGAGGAGGTGTTGGCATCATTGGCATTCAAAACCTCGGATATCAGTATTGCAGGTAGCCTGGTCAATATTGACGGGCTGGTCAGCGCCAAGGGTGGTAACGTCACGGTGAGCAGCGCCTACGATGCGGCCTCTATACTCAATAGCCAGGTGCCACGTCGTATTTATCTGGGTGAGCATGCGACCATAGATGTTTCTGGCGTCGATGCTGTTGCGTCCATGTCTCGCTTTCAGCTAGAGGTGCAGCTGAACTCTGACGCTTTGAAAGACAACCCGATTTTGCGTGGCTCAAACCTGTTTGGTAAAAAGGTTTTTGTGGATGCCCGCAAAGGCACCGACCTGTTTGACCTGCAGCCGTATATTGATTCGACGCGCATGGCGACGGTGTCAGAGAAGATGACTAACGCCGGTACAGTGACGCTCTCTAACCCGAACGAAATTATCGCGGCAAAAGGCTCAACGATTAATGTGTCTGGCGGCTCAACCACTTATACCGGCGGCGCACTAAAAGAGTCGCAGCTGTTATTTAACGGCAAGCTGGTGCCGATCTCCCAGGCACAGGTTGGGGTGGCTTACAGTGGTCTTGGTGATAGTACGACCGTTTATGATGCCAAATGGGGCACGTCAGAAACCTTTACTTTGGGTAACCTCAGTTACAAGGTTCAAAGCTTTTTTGAGGGCGGTAATGCCGGTGCAGTCAAGTTAGTTACGCCAGTGTCAGGTGGTTATGTGCAAAAGCTGGTGTTAGATGGTACTTTGCTTGGTAATACCAAAGTCAGCCAGCAGCAGTTACTTTCACAACATGTGCCACTGGGGGCATCGCTTGAAGCCAGTGCTCGCAATCTCGACCTGGTGCGCTCGATACAGCGCTTGTCTAGTGGCTTTGCCTTTGAGGATGTGATCGCGGGTGACGACAGTTTTGTCTCCAGCATAGGCACTGGCTTTCTGGCGCAGGGATTTAACCAGATTGATTTGCATGATGTTGAAACGCTGAATGTGAATACAGCGCTTAATCTGGATGCCAATGGCTCACTCACGCTCAGTCGTAGCGGTTTGACCACTGTCAATATTAACCAGAACATCATAGCCAGCGGCGCCGATGTGCATTTAGATGCAGGCCTGACCAGAATTGCAAACAACGTGACAATCTCGACGGCAGGCAATTTTGTGAATAACAAAATCGGCATGAAGGGCGCATTAACACAGCAGACGGCTGAAAATGCCGGCAGCATTCAGGCTGGGGTGATCGAGTTTGGCCAGAATGTCACACTGGATGCCTCTGCCGGTGCTTATGTCGATCGCAGCGGTACGGTGCACACAGGCGATGCAGGCAATATCGGCTTTACCACCCAAAGCCAGTTACCTACCAATCTGGCCCTGCGCGCCTATGGCTTCGATCACGGTGGCGAGCTGAGTATCCAGTTTGGTCAGGGTAATCCTACCAATTTATATATCGGGGTGGATGGCATTGCCACCGATGCTTTGAACTTCAGCCTGAATAACAGTTTTTTCAACCAGGGCGGGTTTTCCAAATATCATCTGGGTGCATTTAATGTACACATTGGTGCCGATAATGTCGGCACCACCAGCCTGGTCTATGGCGTGGCGCAGACGCTACAGATGAAGTCAGGATACTCTACTGCCGCCAGTAGCAATAACCTGTTGAGTGTGACGCGTTTAACCACACTGCCTGACTATTTAAGGCAGGCAGTTTCTTTTGATTTTGCCAGCCATCGGGAAGGTGATCTGCTAGGTGTATTGACGGTGCATGAAAATGCCCATATCAAGACCGATGCAGGTGGCAGCGTGCAACTGTCGGCAGGCAAGCAGGTCAATGTACTAGGCGATATCACTGCCAAAGGGGGGAATATCACCCTGAAAATCAATGATAACGATCCCACAATGCCTGAAGATCCTAGCCAGATGGTGTTTGTGGGCAGCCACGCGACATTAGATGTCTCAGGCACCAGCTTCCGTTTGCCAAACTCGCGTGCGGGTCTGGAACAGAATCAAATTGTGAATGCCGGCACCATTACAATGAATAGTGCTGACAACGAACAAAAAGGGGCCGTGGTCATCAAGCAGGGTGCATTGTTGAATGTGTCTGCGACCAGTGTTGCTACCAATACGCTGACTAATCGTGGCTATATTGCCGAGACGCTCTATGGCGATGCCGGTGAGATTAATTTATATGGCTATGGCAGCCTGTTGGTCGATGGCACACTCTCCGGTCATGCACAAGGCACCGGGCGCGGCGGTAGCCTGAACATGCTGTTTCAGTCCGTGGCTTATGATGCCAGCAACCCTTATGTCAATGACAGTGGCCGTTTTCATGTCACCAATGATCAGCAATTGCTGACAACGAATATTCAAGCCGGTGATGCCTTGAAAGATACCACAACGTCTGTGACGACAGCCACCGGGCAATTGCAACGGGCACAAATTTCTGCCGCTCAAATTGAATCCGGCGGATTTGATAATGTGCATTTAGGCAGTTTTATCACTGGCGAGACAAATGCCAATAACCGCCTGCTGCTTGCATCAGATCTGAATTTGTCAGTCGCCGGTAATTTGCGCCTGGATAGCCCGGTGTTGCAGGTGCTGGATAATGGCCATGCACAATTAAGTGCAGGCCATTTGCAGCTTTATAGCCGCAAAAATGATGTAGACGCGCAAGTGCTGGGCGGCAATGGTGAGCTTACCCTGAATGCTAATCAGATTTACCTTGATGGCCTGGTCGCCACCAGTGGCGTGAGCCGCACCAACCTCAATGCGTTACGGGATATCCACGGCCAGGGAGCGAGCACTTATGTGCAGCTTGGCTTGAATGCCACGCCAGCAGGATTAACCACTCAAGGTGAACTCAATCTCACCGCCAGGCAAATCTACCCTGATTCGGGGGCGCAGCTGACGTTTGTTGCCGAAGGTGCGAATAGCCAGATTAATGTGCGCTCCAGCGGGTTGGCCCCTTCTAATGTGCTCTCCGGCGGTGGCATACTCACTTTGCAGGCTAGCCATATTCAACAAGATGGCGTATTGAAAGCACCGTTTGGCCAGATTCACCTCATAGGCAGCGAAAGCGTTACTTTGGGGGCGGGCAGCCTGACGTCCGTTTCCGGCACCGGCCAGAATATTCCTTTTGGCGTCACCGTGTCTGCTGGACAGGTATTCAACCCGAGCAACGGTGAAAGCCGTGACCTGATTGATAAAGAGATTTCAATTGAAGCGCCAGATACCAAGTTGAGTGAAGGTGCTACGGTCGATCTGTCTGGTGGTGGCGAACTGTTTGCTTACGAGTGGGTCAGTGGTGGCGTTGGCGGCACCCAAGATATTTTGGCGCAACCGAACACCTATGCTTTGATCCCGACCATGGCGTCTGATTATTCTGCTACCGATCGTACTTATAGCGGCAGTTCAGCGGGTGTCGATGTTGGTCAGAGCATTTACATTACGGGTGTTGCCGGTATTCCAACAGGCACCTATACATTAATGCCTGCCAGATATGCATTAGTACCAGGTGCTTTTATTGTGCAGCGCAGCGATGCGGCTTTAGTCCGTGGCCAGACCTCTGCCATGCAGGATGGCAGCATGCTGACCACGGGTTACATGTCTGATTTGAGCACGGGTGCTAAAGACGCGCAGTGGTCTACCTTCCGTGTGATTGACGGCAGTGTGCTACGCCCTGCTGAGGGCGCGGTTTCAAAAGCGCCTTCACAATATGTGGTGACCAATGCCAGCACTTATTTTTCTGACCCGCTGCATACCGGTGGCGCCGATGTCAAAAATACCCAGGATGCAGGCAAGCTGACCTTGCAGGCACAGCAGCTGGCACTGGAGGGAACTGTGACTGCCCGCAAAATCACAGGCGCAGATGGTCTGATGGTTGATATCAGTGCCAATAGCATTCGTGTTGTCAGCCACGTAGATAGTAGTGATCAAAGCAGTTTGCAGTTACAGGCCAGCCAGTTAAATGCGCTGAACGCGGACAGTATCCTGCTGGGGGGCGTACGTAGCCAAAGTAATAACACGACCAATATTAATACCATTGCCAGCACGGTCAGTATTGAAAACGATGCCAGCCAGGTGTTACATACCGTGGAGTTTATGGCGACTGCGCGTGACAGCGTCAGTATGGCGGCTGGGGCACAAATTGATACCGGCACGCGCAATGCGAACGCTAAAACGGTGAATATCAATACCAGTGGCGACGGTGCATTTTTCGGTGCATCTTCGGTGAATCAGCTGCAGTACACCCGCACCGGCACATCAATTAACGCACAAAGTGGCGTATTGAATATTGCACAAAATGCACAGATTTCTGCAGGTAATTCGTTAGTGATGGATGGCAGCCAGAATGTCAGTTTTGCTGGCAATATCACCTTGGCTGATGGTGCCAGTGCCACCCTGGGCTCTAACCGCATCCTGATTGGCGATGCACCAGCCGGGGAGTCAGGCTTGCATGTGAATGACCAAACCCTGTCGCAACTGGATAATGTGGCTAACCTCACTCTGAACAGTTACAGCACCGTCGATACTTATGGGGATGTGACGTTTGGTAATGACAAACTGAACCTCACCGTAAATGCAGCGGGCATTGCCGGGCATCTGGCAGACGGTGAAACGACGGCGCCTGTGGGGAGTACGGTGACTTTTAATACCAAGACCTTCACCCTGAAAAATACAGTGGATGCCAATTATGCGGGTGTGGCTGATCCATCGGGCAGAACCTTGCAGATCAATGCGGAATCAGTGCGGTTGGAAGGCGACCCATCAGGTGTGCTTGAAAATAATGCCATTGCCAGTGTTGATAAAAATACCATCGGTGGTTTTGACGGTGTGCAGATCAACGCCAAGACCTTAACCGTGGCCGAGCGTGGCGCACTTGACTTGCAAGTGAATCAAACGCAGTTGAATGTGGGCAGAATCACCACTGAGGGTTCTGCCAACTACACCGTGGCGACGGCAGGCACGTTGACGACGACGCAAGGCGATACGACAGGTCTCACAGCCAATAGCAATATCGGCGGATCGCTGACCTTGCAAGCGGATCAACTGCATGTGAACAGCCGTATCGAAGCCTTGTCTGGGCAAATTAATCTGCAGGGTGGCAGCCAGTTACAATTGGGTAGCCAGGCTGCGGTGGTTGCATCGTCTTCGAGCAAAACCTATGCAGATAAAACCACGTATATTGATGCTGGCAAGGTACAGCTCAGCAGTGGTGGCAATATCGTTGTCGATAGTGGTGCCGTGGTCAACGTGAGCGCACAAGGTGATGCGGATGCAGGCAAAATCAGTTTGTCAGCGACTACCGGCAATATCCAGTTGCAAGGGCAGTTAGATGGCCGTGCACTGGGCACCGGGCAGGGTGGGGCGCTTGAAGTAGATGTTGGCACATTACCTTCTGTTGTTGCGGTTGATCAGCAGGCACAAGGCTTTAGTCAAAGTCGCAGTTATCGTGTACGCACCGGCGATGTCAATGTTGACGGTACTGGTACACAAGCACTCACGGCCAAACAGATTAGCGTGACGGCAGACCAGGGGGCGATTAATGTGTCTGGCACAGTGAATGCCAACAGTGACAAGCAAGGCAGTATTGGATTGTATGCTGCAGGTGATTTAACGCTGGAAAGCACGGCACAGTTAACCGCTAACTCATCAAAAGCCGGTGCAGAAGGCGGCAAGGTGGTGCTGGCAACTAGCAACGGTGCGCTCAATTTGAATCAAGGCTCTAGCATACAGGTCGCTGGCGGTAGCAATGGTGCCGGCGGCACTGTGAATTTACGCGCGCCGCGTACGGGGGCTGGCTCTGGCACAGGGGTGGCGGTCAATAGTCTGGATACCACGATCACCGGTGCACAGTCTGTGGTGCTGGAAGCATTCAGGGTATTTAACAATGTGACTACATTGACCACAGGCAGTGGTAATGGCAGTACTTTGGGCTATACCACCCTGGCAAACGATGTCAGCAGTTTTATGGGCAACCAGGCCAGCATACTGGCCAGCCTTGGCAAAACGGGGGATAGCAGTTTCCATCTGCGTGCCGGTCAAGAAGTTCGTTCTAACGGTAACCTGACTGTCAGTACCGACTGGAACTTGTATTCAGATTCCCGCACCGGTAATGAGCCGGGCATTCTCACCTTGCGTGCAGCCAACAATCTCACCTTGAACGGCTCGCTCAGTGATGGCTTCGCTAATGCGGCGACCACGGCCACCATCGGTACAGGTGACTCCTGGAGCTACCGTCTGGTGGCGGGCGCTGATATGACGTCGGCCAATGTGATGAATACAACACCCTCTACCATCGGTATCGATGGTAATAGTGAGTCAGGCAATTTGACGCTGGCCAGTAACAAGCTGGTGAGAACAGGCACTGGTGATATTGAGATCGCCACCGGTGGCGATCTCGTGATGGGCAATGCCAGCGCTGTTATTTATACAGCCGGGGTTGAAGCGGCTGCGTTGCCCGGTTTCACGCCGCCAGTTGTCGCACAACGTCCGTTGTACCTGGACAATGGGGGTGATATTACGCTGAATGTTCGCGGTAATATCAATGGCTCAGAAAACGATAGCCGTCAGGTGATTAATCAGTGGTTGTTCCGCCAGGCGGGTAACACTCAATTGAAAGATGCCTCCTGGTGGATACGCAATGATCAATTCAAGCAAAGCCTGGGTGCGCTGGGTGGTGGTAATGTGACCATCAATGCTGGCGGTAATATTGCAAATTTCTCAGCCTCTGTGCCGACCTCTGCTCGTTACGATAACTTCGGTGACGGCGCTACAGGTAATAGTGTGGTGAATGGTGGCGGCGATTTGCATGTCACGGCAGGGGGTGACTTGTATAGCGGTGTCTATTTTATTGGCAAGGGTGAGGGGACCATCAAGGTTGGAGGCAGTATTACTGCGCAACCAGATAAACTCTATGGCACCGTGCTGGCGATGATGGATGGCAAGTTTGATGTGAGTGCGGGTAAAGATGTACGTATAGAAGCCACGTTTAATCCGACGCTATTACCGCAATCAACCACCAACTCACCGAATAGTGACAGTGCTGCGCACAACAGCTATTTCAATACTTACAGTGAAACAGCGGCAGTCAGTCTGACTGCGTTGACCGGTAGTATCAGCTATGCAACACAACTCAACGATTTGATTGCAGCTTCTACAGGACTGCGGGCCAATGTCTTCGGTGGAGTCAGTTTGAATCCGGGGACGGTATCCATGGCTGCACATAACGGGAGCATTACGTTGGGGCAGGCATATCTGGTCTCGGCCAGCCAGGGCAATCTGTCATTGTTGGCAGATCAGAATATACAGATTGGCCGGTTGATGATGTCTGATGCCAATGTTAGCGACTTGCCTACAGTGAATACCCCTGTTAGGTCTTCAGACTTAAATGACGAAACGAGATTGTTGGCGAATGATCTGCCTTACTTCAATAACCATGCCAATAGCCTGTTACATGCTAACGATTTTCAAACTTCTCTGATCGTCACTAAAACAGGTGATATTAGTGGATATGACAGCCTGATTCCTGGGTTGGTTTATTTGCCAAAAGTGACTCAGATTGTGGCTGGCCAGGATGTGACACGCCTGAATATTGCGCTGCAAAATAACCGTAGCAGTGATATCAGTGTGATTGCCGCTGGCCGTGATGTGAATACCAAAAATGTGGTGATTGCTGGTCCTGGCGAGTTGCTGGTGCAAGCTGGCAGAAATGTGGACCTGGTTTACAATGATGTGAGCACTATTCAGGCAGTAGGCAGTACGGGCACCAGCAATGGCGACTTTGAGTTTACCCCGGCTTACCGTGCCAATACTTTACTGCCTACCACAGGTTCGTCTATCAGCCTGTTAGCGGGGGTAGGGGCGGGTGGCAAAGTGCAAGACTACATTGATCGCTATATCGCACCTGCAGGCGCAGGGCCGGAGGTGATTGAGGATGATGCTAGCGCCCTGGCAACTTACAAAGAAAAAACGGCCGCGTATTTGCTGGCGTTTATGAAAAAACTCACCGGTAATAATGACTTGACGCAAGCACAGGCTTACACGCAGTTTAATGCGCAGTCTACAGCGATTAAAACCGTGTTCGTCAACCGTCACCTGACGACTGAGCTGATTAACTCTGCCCAAAACTTTGCCAAAACGGATAGTCATCAGCGTGGTTATGATGCCTTGGATACCTTGTATCCGACCAAATATGCTGGCGATATTTTGTTGTTTAACTCCAAGATTTCAACGAACAGTGGCGGCAGTATTGATCTGATCGCGCCTGGTGGCTTGATAAACGTCGGGGTGCCAGGACAAGGTGGCGACGATATTGGCATCATTACCGAAAAAGGCGGTGAGATTCGTGCGATTGCCGATGGTGATTTCTCTGTCAATCAGTCCAAAGTGATTACGCAGTTTGGGAGTGACATTGCCATCTGGTCTACAAACGGTACGATTGATGCAGGGCGTGGTTCCAAAACAGCCACCTCCGTGCCTGAGCGTATCGTGCAGACCGATGTATACGGTAATACGCGGGTAGAAGTCAGGGGCGTTGCCTCAGGTAGTGGTATCCGCGCACAAACCTATGACCCGGATGGTCCAAATGGGCCGGAGCAGGCACCGACGCAAGGCAATGTGTATTTGACAGCGCCTATTGTTGATGCGGGTGAGGCAGGTATTCAAGGCATTATCCAGATTGTTTCACCTGTGGTGCTCAACGCAGGCAATATCCAGGCCGGTAATGGTTCTACAGGCATTCCTGTCGCCGCCACAACGGCGATTGCAGGGCTCGGCACCACCACTAACCCAGATAGCGTGAATGCGGCAAGCCAGGCGGTTGCACAAAATGTGGCCAACTCGGCGGTCAATAGCGCTTTGGTCAAACCGGTGTTGCCATCTATTATTTCGGTCGATGTGCTCGGGTTTGGTCGATAA